The following nucleotide sequence is from Luteolibacter sp. Y139.
GATGCTAATGCGCTTACGGTGTCGGGTCCGCATGTGATCACTGCGATTCCGGGATCGGGGCTGAATCCGGGGGACAAGATTCCGATCATCGACTACCTGGGCACGTTCACTGGCTTCGCGAATCTTTCTTTGGCACCGGGAACGCGGTTCACGCTGGTGAACAATGTCGCGGATACGAACATCGAGCTACAATACACGGGCGGCACGCTGACGTGGAAGGGTGGCAATGGGGTGTGGGACGTGAATGCCACGGCGAATTGGGATCTGGGTGGCAGTGCTTCGACTTTCCTGGCGGGTGATGCGGTGCTCTTTGACGACACGGCTACGACCGGGGCGGTGACCTTGACCGGCACGCTGAGTCCGAATGGTGTGACGATCGTGAATGACACGAAGGCCTACACGCTGGGCGGGACGGGTACGCTGGCGGGCAGTGGGACCTTCACAAAGCAGGGTCCGGGCAGTGCGACAGTGACGGCGGCGACGAGCTACACGGGCACGACGTATCTGGATGAGGGCATGCTGACCTTCGGCGATGGTGCGACGAGCGGTGAGATCGGCAGCGGGGCGGTGAGTGTCTTCTCGGGTTCGACGCTGCGGATCAACCGGAGCGATCTGCTGGACTACAAGACGAATGCGCGGCTCCGCACGGTGGGTGGCGATGGTAACATCGTGATCGATGGCGGGGGGACGGTTTTCAATTACACGGGCAGCGGGACGGGCTTCGCGGAGGGGAATTCGTGGGCGGGCTTTTCCGGAACGCTGACGGTGAAGGGCGGGTCGGAATTCCGGACGATCCGGAATGGTGCGACGGCGATGGGTACGGGGAGCGTCGTACTTGGCGATGCGACCACGAGCGGGAAGCTGGCGCAGATCGAGGGCAATTGGAGCTTTACCAACAACATCACGCTTGCGGGCCCGGATAACCGGATCATCAACCGGTCCATCAGCACGCCGCCGCGGAGCATGAAGCTGCAGGGTGTGATCTCAGGCGGTGGCGGCCTGACCTTTGAGGATGTAGCGGGGACGATGACGAACAGCCAGACGGGCTTCATCCTCACGGGTGAGAACACGCTCACGGGCACGATCACGATTCCGACGGGAGTGCCGGTGCGGGTTGGCGGCGTGCCGGGGAATACGGATGTCAGCCAGGGTGGTGCGGGCGCGGCGGGTACGCTGGGGAATGCGACCGTGGCCAATGAGGGCACGCTGACTTTCTCCCGCACCGACGCGCTGGCGGTGGGGAACACGATCAGTGGGGCAGGGCAAGTATTCGTGGGGCTGACGACCGGCACCGCGGGTGAGGTCGTGACCTACACGGGAACGAAGTCCTATAGCGGTGGTACTACGGTGCGGAGTGGCAAGCTGGTGGTGAACACGGCTTTGCCCGCCTCGCCGGTGATGGTGGAGGCTGCCGGCACGCTGGGTGGCACGGGCACACTGGGTGCGGCGGCGACGGTGGCGGGGACGATTGCTCCTGGTGCTTCCGTGGGCATGCTCAGCTCGACGGCGGGGATCTCGCTGGAGAATGGCTCGCACATCGCGTGGGAGATCTCGAACTGGAATGGCGGCGCGGGAAGTGGCTACGACACGATCAACGCGGGCTCGATCACGGTGAATGCGGTGGGGGCTACTCCTGCGGTGGTGGTAATCACGCCCTCGTCGCTGGTGAACTTCACGGAGGAGGCGAAGACCTTCACGCTGGCCACGACGACGGGTGGGATCAGCGGGCTGGATGCCGGTGATATCACGGTGGATGCCACGGCTTTCCCGGGCACGGGCACTTGGGCGGTGACGACGAGCGGGAATCTACTGCGACTGTCGTACACGCCGGGCGGTGCTGGTGGGTATGGTGCTTGGGAGACGGCGAATGGGATTGCGGGGGCGGGTGCGAATGTTGATTCGGACAAGGATGGAATTCCGAACGGGATTGAGTTCGTGATCGGTGGTGATCCATCGAACTCGCCTTCCACTGCGCTGCTGCCGACGGTGAGCGCGGATGCGACGAAGCTGGTCTTTGTCTTCCGTCGCACGGATGATTCGGCGAGCTACAATCCTTTCGCCGAGTATGGTTCGACTCTCAGTGGTTGGACGACGGCACAGGCCGGCGTCAATGGGGTGGTGATCACTGAGGACAACAACTTCTATGGTGCCAATACGGACCGGGTGACGGTGAGCATTCCGCGGTCGCTCGCTGTTGGTGGGAAACTCTTTGCCCGCTTGCGGATCGAGGTCCCGTGAGCGGACAAGCGGCAGGCGTGAGGGGTTCGAGGTCTAACAACTCTTTCATCGCAGCCGAATCCAAAGACGCGCATCCCGGAGACGGGGTGCGCGTTTTTGCGCATGGAGGTGGCGTTACCGGTCCACGCGGGGTGAGGTGGATTGGTGAATCGGTTGCGGCTTGGTGGGGTTCCGGTGTCGCTACGCGACACCATGGTGGCGGCGTTTGAACCACGGCTGAAGCCCGTGGCTACCGTCCTTGACCGCTACGCGGTCGTAAAGGAGTGGCTATACTTTTCCCACTGAGGCGCCTTTGACTGTCTCCGGGGTAATCCAGGCATTGCCGCCGGGATTGGGGTCGCCGGTGGCGATGCGTTCGAGGCGGCGGACGACGAGCTTGGCGACGGCTTCGGGATCGATGCGGTAGCCGGTGATTTCCGGGACGAGGTGATCGAGGAAGGGTTCCCAGCCGAGGGAGATGAGGCTGAGGTGGCGTGGGACTTGGAGGCCCTGGCTGGCGAGCCAGGTGAGAGCGGTGGCAGCCTGGCGCGGGCGGGTGGCGATGATGGCGGTGGGCGGGCTCTTGAAATTTAGCGCGCGGGCGAGAACGCGGCCGACGCCGCCGGAAGTGCCGTTTTCGACGAGCGCCGTGGCTTCGAAGCCGGGTTCGCCGAGCTCGACGACGCCGCGGACGGCGGCCTCGACGCCCATGAGCGTCTCGGCGGGTGAGAGCACGACGACGCGGCGGTGGCCCATGCGCCACAGTTGGCCCGCGGCATGGTGGGCGGTGGCCTGCCAATCGATATCGAGGTGGGGCAACGTGATGCCAGGATGCGGATAGCCGCGGATGAGGACCGGGATGCGGGCCTTCATGAACCAGCCTTGCACGGCGGCGCTGGAGCGGAGGAGCATCCATGCGGTGCAGGGGTGCTCGCCGATGAAGTCTTCGAGTCGCTTGGCGGGATTCTTCTGCTCATACCAAGCGGGTGCGAAGACCTCGAGGGAGGCGCCCTTGCTGGAGAGAGCCTCGCGCACCTGATCGATCTCTAACAGCATGGGCTGTGGGAGTAGCTCAAGACGGCGGTGGGCGAGCACGCCGATCTTCAGGGTGAGGTTTTTTTCGCGCACCGCTTCACCGCCGGAATGGATGACGCGGCGGCGGGCACCGGCATCGGCGGGGGCTAGGACGCCATCGCGCTCAAGCTGCTGGAGGGCGAGGCGGATGGTATCGCGGCCGACTTGGAGGGTTTCGGCGAGGCGGCGTTCACCGGGGAGGAGGCGGGGCCATTCGCCGGCGGAGATGCGGAGGTGCATGACGCGCACGCATTCGGCGACGAGATTGCCGCGGGATGGCATCGGGGCGCTGGTCATGGGGGGAGTGTTTCCTGATTGGGGGAGAGGGCAAGTTTGGACTGGTGGGTGGGGGCGACCACTTGGCGCGGCTTCGGGCGGGATGAATCCCGCGCTCCCAGTTTCTATGGCGAGACGGCCTTTAGCACGAAGTCGACGATGGGCTTGGGGTCGGGGAGGCTGTGGGGGTGGTGTTTGCCGCCGGGCTTGCGGATGACTTCGATGTGGCCGCCGAGGTCTTGGTAGCGCTTTTCGACGAGGTCGATGTTCTCGCTGATGGGCACGGCTTCGTCGGCGTCGCCGATGACGGCGAGGATGGGAATGCGGGCCTTGGCGATGGGGGCGAGGTTGTCGACGGGATTGCCTTTCCAGGCGAGGGCGGCGGCTTCGTCGGGGAAGTTGTAGACCTTGATGAGGCGCTGCCAGTCTTCGGGAGAGCCGGGAGCGAGGCCTTTGCCGCCGGGCCAGCTCTTGAAGTCGCAGACGGGGGCATCGACGTAGAGCGCGGCGGTCTGGTCGGGATGGAGTGCGGCCCAATTGAAGGCGAAGAGGCCGCCGCGGCTGAAGCCTTCGAGGGTGGTCTTTTTTGAGAGGGAATAATACTTGGTCAGGAAGGCGTGGAGGTGGTCCATGGCTTCCAAGGCGACGGGGGCACCGTAGAGATTCTGCACGTCAATGTAAGCGACGTGAAAGCCGTTCTCTAACAGGCCGACGTCTCCCTGTGGTTCATGGCCGAAGAACTCGGTGCGCCAGATCCAGGGGTTGCCGTGAGCCGGTGTCTTCGGGCGGACGAGGAGAGCGGGTCGGCCGGCGAGCTGGAAATCGAGGCGTTGATAGCCGTTCCAATCGGAGAGCTTTGTAGAGGAGAGGGCTTGATAATCTTTGAGCAGTGTTTCCGCGAGGGCATTGGCGGTCTGCAGGGGCTGGCCTTCGGGGATGCCGGGGCGTTCGTGTTTGGTGGCGCTGAGCCAAGCGTGCTTCAACAGGTCCTGTCGTTCTTTCAGGACACGGAAGGCATTGCCTTCGGCGAACTCCGGTTTGCCGGGAATTTTAAGGAGCGGCCAGAGGCTGGCGCAGGTGGCTTCGGCGATGAAATGGTGGCCTTGGTCGCCGGGATGGATGTCATCGGCGGCGTAGGTGAAGGCGGGATCTTTCTGCTTCGCGGCGGTGATGGAGGCACGCAGGGCGGGGCGGATGTCGATGGTTTCCCAGCCTTGTGATTTTTGCGAAGCGAGCCATCCGGCGAAGCGGCCCAGAGCGGCATCGTAGCGCGCCGGGTCTGATGAGGGCTTGTCCGCTTGATAGAGTGGCGGGGTGAGGAAGATCACGCGGGCGCCTGTCTTTGTGGCGTCGTCCTTCAGGCGAGCGATCCCTTTCTGGTAGGCAGCTTCGCGGGCGGGATCGGGTGGCAGGTAGATGCCGTCATTCATGCCGTAGCAGGCGATGACGAGCGTGGGCTTGAAGGCCGGGAGGATGCGGCCGAGTCGCTCGTGAAGGTCCGGGCGGGGGAACTTGCCGCCGGCGTGGCCTTCCTCGGAGAGGCCGGAGACGGTCTCGCTGGGGAGGCCCATATTGACGATGTCAGCGTTCTTGAACTCCTCCGTGGATCGCAGGGCGGACTCGACGAGTGTGGTCCAGCGGCCGTCGTAAGTGATGCTGTCGCCGAGGAAGAGGATCCGTGGCTCCGCGGCGCGGAGCAGGGCGGGAAGCAGGAGGAGGGCGGCGAGCAGGCGTTTCATCGGGACTGACGGGAACGTGGGCAGGGGGTGCTTTCTAGCAATCTTCCCGCTGGTTGGCAGGGCAAACCAGATTGGAAAGCTTGCCGAGGCGTAGGCGGATCGGTGAGCTTTATGTATTGAGCTAGAAATGTCCCGAATTTTCACTGTCCTTTTCATGCTAGGTGTTCACGTGCACGCCGGGATCAAGGTGTCGCGCGCGGTGGTGCCGGTGTTCAATGATGGGACGGAGTCGCTGGTGGCGGAGTATGAGTATGAGACGGCTGTGCCGCGGGTGGTGAAGTCGGTGCAGCTGACCAGCGAGGGGACGACGGATTTGGGAGATATCGCGGGGGTGAGGATGAAGCTTGTGGGGATCAAGGGCGATGAATTGATCGCGGGATCGATTGGTTTTGAGGCGAGGATGACGTCGAGGATGGAGCGGCGGCCGATGGCCAATCACTACGGCTACCGGCTGATGGTGAAGACCCGGCCGGGTGTGGATCCGAGTCATCGGATCGGCGTTCGCGTGGAGTCGATCGAGTTTGAGGATGGCACTGTGGAGCGGGTGGAGAAGCCGGCGGATTTCCAGCCTTCGCGGGTGGCCTATCGGATTCATCGCAAGGGTGAACATGGATGCGATACGTTCCGGATTCCCGGGCTGGCGCGTGCGAAGGATGGCTCGCTGCTGGCGATTTATGACATGCGCTATGAGAGTGCGCATGATTTGCAGGGGCACATGGACATCGGGCTATCGCGCTCGACCGATGGTGGGAAGACTTGGTCGGTGCCGCGGCCGGTGCTGGACATGGGCGAGTATGGAGGGAAGCCGCAGCGTGAGAACGGGTGCTCCGATGCGAACATCCTGGTGGATGCGAATGGCGGCCGGGTTTTCGTTTCCTCGCTGTGGACGCATGGGCGGCCGGGGACGCATCAGTGGAGGGGCAAGGGTTCGGAGCCGGGGCTGGGGATTGAGGAGACGAGCCAATTCATGTGCGTGCACTCCGATGACAACGGGGTGACGTGGAGCGAGCCGGTGAATCTAACAAGTGCGCTCAAGCGGCCCGAGTGGTGGCTATTTGCCCCGGCTCCGGGGAATGGGATCACGATGCGCGATGGGACGCTGGTGATGCCGACGCAGGGGAGGGACGAAAGCGGGCTGCCGTTCTCGAATGTGATTTCCAGCAAGGATCATGGGAAGACGTGGTTCGTCTCGCCGCCGGCGCGCCACGACACGACGGAGTGTGCGGTGGCGGAGGCGGGCGATGGGTCGCTGGTCTTTTCGATGCGGGACAATCGGAATCTAACGGACAAGGGGGAGACGAACGGGCGTGCGGTGTCGGTGACGCGCGACTTGGGAAAGACGTGGGAAATTCATCCGGCGGATCATGGGGCGCTGCCGGAGCCGGTGTGCATGGCGAGCTTGATCTCGCATCGCCTGCCGGATGGGCGGACGGTGCTGCTGTTCTCGAATCCGCGCGACAAGGAGAAGCGGCGGAACCTGACGATCCAGGCGAGTCTTGATGGCGGGAAGACCTGGCCTGCGGAGCAGCGGGTGCTGCTGGATGACGGGACCGGATACGGCTACTCTTCGCTGGTGATGGTGGATGACTCGACGGTGGGCATTCTCTTCGAATCCTCGGTGGCGGACATGATCTTCATGAAGGTCCCACTCGCAGACATTGTGCGGCCATGAACTTGCAACGATCCGGTTGGCTCACCCTACCAGTCGCCGCAGCTGTCCGACAGCTCGCTGCGGTTAAAGATTCTTTTATCCGCTCCCGCCGGGGCTGCTTTTTAGGAATGAACCCACCGAACCTTGCCGGACCTCTTGTCGCTGCCGCCGCGCTCGCTGTCGTGCCTGCGCGCGGAGGGGTGACGATGCTGCCGCCGGTGCCGGATGCGATTGGTTTTGCGGGTGCCTTCGCGGGTGTTCATGAGGGGCAGCTGATCGCGGGTGGCGGGGCGAATTTTCCGGACGGGACGATGCCGTGGGATGGCGGGAAGAAGGTGTGGCATGATCGCTTGTTCGCGCTGGATCTGAAGGAGGCCGGTGCGGCGTGGCGCGAGGTGGGGAAGCTGCCGGTGGCGAATGGCTATGGGGTCTCGCTGACGGTGCCGGAGGGGGTGCTGGTGATTGGTGGCGGTGATGCGAAGGAGAACTTCCGCGAGGTGCGATTGCTGACATTGGTAGATGGGAGGCCAGCCTTCCGTGAGTTGGCGGGGCTGCCGGTGCCGCTGGCGCAGATGGTGGGAGCGGTGACGGGGCGTCGGGTGCATGTGTGCGGTGGGATCGAGAAGCCGGATGCGACTGCTGCGAGCAATGGTCACTGGATGCTCGATCTGGATGCTATGGACAGGGGCTGGCAGACGATGCCGTCGCTGCCGGGCGAGGGGAGGATTCTTGCGACGGCGGCGGGGATTGGGGATGCATTCTTTATCGCGGGTGGTTGTTCGCTTGCTGCGGATGCGACGGGGAAGCCGGTGCGGACGTATCTGCGTGAGGCGTGGAAGTTTGATGAAGGGAAATGGCAGCGTATCGCTGATCTGCCGCGCGGGTCGGTGGCGGCGGCCACGCCTGCACCGGTGAGGGGTGATGCGTTCTTCGTGGTGTCCGGTGATGATGGAACGCATGTGGGTCCGCCGAAGGAGCATCGTGGATTTTCGCGGGAAGTGCTCCGCTACGATGTCCCGGCGAATGAATGGTCGGTGGCGGAGCAACTTGATGTGCCGGCGCCGGTGACATTGCCGGCAGTGCCGTGGCGGGATGGCTTCATTCTTTTCAATGGCGAGGTGAAGCCGGGCGTGCGCACGCCGCAGGTGCTATATTTTACCCCACCTGAGCCGAAGCCATGAATGGGGATTCTTCCATGCGGAGTGCCTGGATGGCGGTGATGCTGCTGTGGCCGGTGGCGGTGCTGAACTACCTGGACCGGCAGATCTTTTCGACGATGAAGTCGTCGATCATGGGAGGGGTGCCGGACATCATGAATGATGCGCGGTTTGGTGAGCTGATGGCGGTGTTCCTTTTCGTCTATGGGATTTTCAGTCCGGTCGGCGGATACATCGCGGATCGCTTTGATCGGCGACGCGTGATCATCGCGAGTCTGGCGGTTTGGTCAGCGGTGACGTGGTTGACCGGGCATGCGCAGAACTATGAGCAGCTGTGGTGGGCTCGGGCGCTGATGGGGCTGAGTGAGGCCTGTTACATTCCGGCGGGGTTGGCGCTGATCGCGGATTTTCATCATGGCGGGACGCGTTCGCGAGCGGTCGGGATTCATCAGTCCGGGATCTATGCGGGCATCATCCTCGGTGGTGCTGGGGGCTATATCGCGGACTCGAGCCATGGGTGGCGGGCTGGATTCACGTGGTTCGGGCTGGCGGGTGTTGCCTATGCGGTGGTGCTGCTGTTTTTGCTGAAGAATGCGCCGCGTCCGAAGCGGGATGATGGGGATGGAAGCACGCCGATCGGGAGTTCGCTTCGCTTGTTGTTCGGGACGAGTGCGTTCGTTCTGTTAGTTCTCTATTTCACGCTGCCGGCGATGCCGGGGTGGGTGGTGAAGAGCTGGATGCCGGCGTTGCTGGCGGAGACGTTTCACCTCGGGCAGGGTCAGGCGGGGATCTCGGCGACCTTGTGGGTGACGCTGGCTTCGCTGGCGGGCGTGCTGATCGGCGGTGCGCTCTCGGACCGGTGGATGCAGCGCAGCGCGCGCGGGCATATTCTGGTGAGTGCGATCGGGATGGTGCTGTGTATTCCGGCGCTGTTCGGGATCGGCTATGCGCCGACGCTGCCTGTCGCGATTGGGTTTCTGATTTTGTTCGGGCTGGGCTGGGGATTCTTCGACACGAATAACATGCCGATCCTGTGCCAGATCGTGCCGGCGCGGCTGCGGGCAACTGGCTACGGTCTGATGAATCTGGCGAGCATCACCATCGGCGGCTTCGCGGTGAAGAAGGTGGGCGCGATGCGTGATGCGGGTGCCCAGCCCTCGGTGATCTTCACGCTTTGTGCTGCTGCCGCGCTGGTGGCGGTGGTCCTTGTCCTTCTGATCCGTCCCCGCTCGCCGGAGGCGAATGCCGGTAATGAATCGCTGGCTCACTAATTTTCCTTATGAATCTGCAACCGCTTCACGAACTCGTAGTCGCCACCCACTCGCCGTTTCATGTGGACGGGTCGCTGGCTCCGGAGATCGTTTCCGTCCAGGCCGCATTTCTCGCGGCGAATGGCATTCGCGCGGTCTTCATCACGGGCTCTACGGGTGAGTCGCATTCGCTGACGTGTGCGGAGCGGCTGGCGCTCTACGATGCGTGGGCGAATGCCGCGCCGGAGCAGGGGCTGCGGGTGATCGCGCATGTGGGGAGCAATTGCCTGGAGGATGCGAAGGTGCTGGCGCGGCGGGCGGAGAAGCTGGGATTTGCCGGGATCAGTGCGCTGGCTCCGTCCTACTATAAGCCTGGTAGTTTGAGTGCCCTGATCGACTGCTGTGCGGCGGTGGCGGCGGCGGCTCCGGCGACGCCGTTTTATTATTACGACATTCCGGCGCTGACGGGGGTGACGTTTCCGATGGAGCGCTTCCTGGTGGAGGCTCCGGCCAGAATTCCCACGCTGGCGGGAATCAAGTTCACGAATCCGGACCTGGTTTCGTATCGTCGCTCGCTTGAAGTGGCGGGACGACTTGACCTTCCGTGGGGTGTGGATGAGACGATGCTCTCCGCGCTGGCGGCTGGAGCGAAGGGCGGGGTGGGATCTACTTACAACTGGGCGCCGGAGCTTTATCGGCAGCTGATGGCGGCGCATGGCCGGGGTGACCTGGCGGAGGCGCAGCGGTTGCAATCGCTCTCGATCGCGATGGTGGATGCGATTGCGGCGACGGGTTTCCTCGGGACGGCGAAGGCGCTGATGGGGCGGCTGGGAGTGCCGGTGGGGCCGGCGAGATTGCCGCTGGGGAATCCGACGACAGCGCAAGTGGATGCGCTGATGGAGAAGCTGGGCGAGCTTGGCTTTGCGACGTGGGGGGCGAAGGCGGTAGAGATGGCGCAAGTCTGATGCCATGGATCTCGCCGCGTTTTATCACGACCAGCTTTTCAATGACTGTTTGCCGTTCTGGTTTCCGCGGGCGGTGGATGAAGTGAATGGGGGATTCGTCCATTGCTTCGATCGAGATGGGACGCTGGTCGATAGCGACAAGTCGGTGTGGGCGCAGGGGCGCATGAGCTGGATGCTGCTGACACTTTACACCGGATATGAGCGACGGCCGGAGTGGCTGGCTTGGGCGGAGAGCGGGTTGAAGTTTTTGGAGGAGAAGTGTGTCGACGCTTCAGATGGGCGGATGTTCTTCCATGTGGCGCAGGACGGGACGCCGATCCGGAAGCGGCGCTATGCGTATAGCGAGAGTTTCGCGGCGATCGCCTTCGCGGCGCATGCGGCTGCGGCGAATGACGGTGACTCGGCGGACAAGGCGAGGACGTGGTTCGAGCGGTTCACGGACTGGAATTTCACGCCGGGGAGGATTCCGCCGAAGTTCACGGGGGCGCGGCCGATGGAGGGGATCGGGACGCGGATGATCACGCTGGTGACGGCGCAGGAGTTGAGGCGGCACACGGGCGAAGATCGCTTGCTGACGATGTGGATCGACCGATGCCTGGATGACATCGAGCGGCTATTCGTGAAGCCGGAGTTGAAGGTGGTGATGGAGTCGGTGGCACCGGATGGATCGATCGTGGATCACTTCGATGGACGCACGCTGAACCCCGGGCATGCGATTGAGGCCGCGTGGTTCGTGCTGGAGGAAGCGGCGCATCGGAAGGATAGCCGCTTGCAGAAGCTCGGATGTGAGATGCTGGACTGGATGTGGGAGCGCGGGTGGGACGAGGAGTTCGGCGGGCTCTTCTATTTCCGTGATGTGCATGGCAAGCCGGTGCAGGAGTATTGGCAGGATATGAAATTCTGGTGGCCGCACGATGAGGCGCTGATCGCGACTCTGATGGCTTACCGGATGAGCGGCGACGCGAAGTATCTCGCGTGGCACGAGAAGCTGCGGGAGTGGAGTTTCGAGCGCTTCGGGGATCCGGAATGCGGGGAATGGTTCGGATACTTGCGGCGGGATGGGGTGCCTTCGAGCACGCTGAAGGGATCGCTATGGAAGTCCTTTTTTCATCACCCGCGGGCGTTGTGGCGGTGTTACTTGCTGGCGAAGGAGATCGGGCAAGCGTAGCAGGGTGACCAAGTCGTTGCGCTGGGTTCGGTCCGCACTTTGAATCGGGGCGGCGATCTTTCGACGGAGCGCGAGACGCCGGAACGACGCAGTCGTTCCGCTACGTGCGTTGTGGGCCGCAAGATCAGCCGAAGGGGAGTGTGCGGGCGCGGATGAGCGGGGGATCGAGCCAGATGTGTTCGGGCTTCATCTGGGCCTGGCCTTCGTAGGTGGAGAGGGATTCCTCGATGCGGAGTTCGCGGCGGGTGGCGTCGAGGGTGATGAAGGTGAAAGGTGGCTTGCCGGGATCGTAGTAGGTGGTGCTGCCATTGGGCGGCATGCCGAAGGTGGCGCTGGTCAGGGTGAGGTGATGGACGCCGTGGCGGATGGAGTGCTCTTCATCGTGATCGTGGCCGGCGAGGACGGCCACGACCTGGACCTTGCCGCGCTTCGCATTGTGGGAGTCGATGACGAAATTGAGATCGTCCCAATTGCCATCGTGGCTGCCGACGCCGGAGGGCTGGTGCTGGAAGATGACGACGGGCTTGTCGGTGGCGGCAAGATCCTTTGCCAGCCATGCGAGCTGTTCCTTGTCGATGCAGCTGACGCGGGCGAGGTGGCCGGGGCCGCCTTTCTTGTGGATGGGATACCAGTTGCCCTTCGCGTAGGGGGTCATCTTGCCCTCGTCATCGATGAAGTG
It contains:
- a CDS encoding dihydrodipicolinate synthase family protein gives rise to the protein MNLQPLHELVVATHSPFHVDGSLAPEIVSVQAAFLAANGIRAVFITGSTGESHSLTCAERLALYDAWANAAPEQGLRVIAHVGSNCLEDAKVLARRAEKLGFAGISALAPSYYKPGSLSALIDCCAAVAAAAPATPFYYYDIPALTGVTFPMERFLVEAPARIPTLAGIKFTNPDLVSYRRSLEVAGRLDLPWGVDETMLSALAAGAKGGVGSTYNWAPELYRQLMAAHGRGDLAEAQRLQSLSIAMVDAIAATGFLGTAKALMGRLGVPVGPARLPLGNPTTAQVDALMEKLGELGFATWGAKAVEMAQV
- a CDS encoding MFS transporter, which produces MNGDSSMRSAWMAVMLLWPVAVLNYLDRQIFSTMKSSIMGGVPDIMNDARFGELMAVFLFVYGIFSPVGGYIADRFDRRRVIIASLAVWSAVTWLTGHAQNYEQLWWARALMGLSEACYIPAGLALIADFHHGGTRSRAVGIHQSGIYAGIILGGAGGYIADSSHGWRAGFTWFGLAGVAYAVVLLFLLKNAPRPKRDDGDGSTPIGSSLRLLFGTSAFVLLVLYFTLPAMPGWVVKSWMPALLAETFHLGQGQAGISATLWVTLASLAGVLIGGALSDRWMQRSARGHILVSAIGMVLCIPALFGIGYAPTLPVAIGFLILFGLGWGFFDTNNMPILCQIVPARLRATGYGLMNLASITIGGFAVKKVGAMRDAGAQPSVIFTLCAAAALVAVVLVLLIRPRSPEANAGNESLAH
- a CDS encoding GDSL-type esterase/lipase family protein; this translates as MKRLLAALLLLPALLRAAEPRILFLGDSITYDGRWTTLVESALRSTEEFKNADIVNMGLPSETVSGLSEEGHAGGKFPRPDLHERLGRILPAFKPTLVIACYGMNDGIYLPPDPAREAAYQKGIARLKDDATKTGARVIFLTPPLYQADKPSSDPARYDAALGRFAGWLASQKSQGWETIDIRPALRASITAAKQKDPAFTYAADDIHPGDQGHHFIAEATCASLWPLLKIPGKPEFAEGNAFRVLKERQDLLKHAWLSATKHERPGIPEGQPLQTANALAETLLKDYQALSSTKLSDWNGYQRLDFQLAGRPALLVRPKTPAHGNPWIWRTEFFGHEPQGDVGLLENGFHVAYIDVQNLYGAPVALEAMDHLHAFLTKYYSLSKKTTLEGFSRGGLFAFNWAALHPDQTAALYVDAPVCDFKSWPGGKGLAPGSPEDWQRLIKVYNFPDEAAALAWKGNPVDNLAPIAKARIPILAVIGDADEAVPISENIDLVEKRYQDLGGHIEVIRKPGGKHHPHSLPDPKPIVDFVLKAVSP
- a CDS encoding sialidase family protein, which translates into the protein MSRIFTVLFMLGVHVHAGIKVSRAVVPVFNDGTESLVAEYEYETAVPRVVKSVQLTSEGTTDLGDIAGVRMKLVGIKGDELIAGSIGFEARMTSRMERRPMANHYGYRLMVKTRPGVDPSHRIGVRVESIEFEDGTVERVEKPADFQPSRVAYRIHRKGEHGCDTFRIPGLARAKDGSLLAIYDMRYESAHDLQGHMDIGLSRSTDGGKTWSVPRPVLDMGEYGGKPQRENGCSDANILVDANGGRVFVSSLWTHGRPGTHQWRGKGSEPGLGIEETSQFMCVHSDDNGVTWSEPVNLTSALKRPEWWLFAPAPGNGITMRDGTLVMPTQGRDESGLPFSNVISSKDHGKTWFVSPPARHDTTECAVAEAGDGSLVFSMRDNRNLTDKGETNGRAVSVTRDLGKTWEIHPADHGALPEPVCMASLISHRLPDGRTVLLFSNPRDKEKRRNLTIQASLDGGKTWPAEQRVLLDDGTGYGYSSLVMVDDSTVGILFESSVADMIFMKVPLADIVRP
- a CDS encoding beta strand repeat-containing protein; protein product: MDRTSYALLFAAVATGASHGQDLRSATTDNLNVAGAWVDGTPAVAADTATWNAASTLTNTLGANLTWGGLNVSAASGAVSISGANTLAAGAMNLGANGLSLTTSAANNSLNFTSLTGSGNLTINNGTANLGMTTFNTANALNFTGTLTLRGGNAATTPAAVGGSFMYLGRAGITQAAGTAFALDTGASATSAKDVILDSGVWGGQTIHLTSLTGYGSLRRDSGAGGSVLATVEVNQATDTVFNGMVLSHTAGNNTDIRRLALTKSGAGSLTLAGVVGKQTASAGANAADVDLTVSGGTLVLAAANTRTGATTINTGAILQAGNGGATGLIGGSGVTNNGSLVFNYGSGAVITAANAISGGGTISKKGAGTLVLSGASTLTGATIVEAGTLRIAGDLGTSPVVVQSGATVAAGVVATPGTGYVKSLTLGGGSTSTFRVGSASDLIVLNDANALTVSGPHVITAIPGSGLNPGDKIPIIDYLGTFTGFANLSLAPGTRFTLVNNVADTNIELQYTGGTLTWKGGNGVWDVNATANWDLGGSASTFLAGDAVLFDDTATTGAVTLTGTLSPNGVTIVNDTKAYTLGGTGTLAGSGTFTKQGPGSATVTAATSYTGTTYLDEGMLTFGDGATSGEIGSGAVSVFSGSTLRINRSDLLDYKTNARLRTVGGDGNIVIDGGGTVFNYTGSGTGFAEGNSWAGFSGTLTVKGGSEFRTIRNGATAMGTGSVVLGDATTSGKLAQIEGNWSFTNNITLAGPDNRIINRSISTPPRSMKLQGVISGGGGLTFEDVAGTMTNSQTGFILTGENTLTGTITIPTGVPVRVGGVPGNTDVSQGGAGAAGTLGNATVANEGTLTFSRTDALAVGNTISGAGQVFVGLTTGTAGEVVTYTGTKSYSGGTTVRSGKLVVNTALPASPVMVEAAGTLGGTGTLGAAATVAGTIAPGASVGMLSSTAGISLENGSHIAWEISNWNGGAGSGYDTINAGSITVNAVGATPAVVVITPSSLVNFTEEAKTFTLATTTGGISGLDAGDITVDATAFPGTGTWAVTTSGNLLRLSYTPGGAGGYGAWETANGIAGAGANVDSDKDGIPNGIEFVIGGDPSNSPSTALLPTVSADATKLVFVFRRTDDSASYNPFAEYGSTLSGWTTAQAGVNGVVITEDNNFYGANTDRVTVSIPRSLAVGGKLFARLRIEVP
- a CDS encoding substrate-binding domain-containing protein; translation: MTSAPMPSRGNLVAECVRVMHLRISAGEWPRLLPGERRLAETLQVGRDTIRLALQQLERDGVLAPADAGARRRVIHSGGEAVREKNLTLKIGVLAHRRLELLPQPMLLEIDQVREALSSKGASLEVFAPAWYEQKNPAKRLEDFIGEHPCTAWMLLRSSAAVQGWFMKARIPVLIRGYPHPGITLPHLDIDWQATAHHAAGQLWRMGHRRVVVLSPAETLMGVEAAVRGVVELGEPGFEATALVENGTSGGVGRVLARALNFKSPPTAIIATRPRQAATALTWLASQGLQVPRHLSLISLGWEPFLDHLVPEITGYRIDPEAVAKLVVRRLERIATGDPNPGGNAWITPETVKGASVGKV